One segment of Proteus appendicitidis DNA contains the following:
- a CDS encoding FliM/FliN family flagellar motor switch protein, translating into MILSDVKESVNQNQNSQDQNSDSMRILSSLYEAQLPIASAYYFKIKGQNTLGLFTGFVAVNQVMDNLYAEKKIDWETVPEAYLRVLFSQKCSQLLFPFSKEEMSVTVDNICLGEQKKVSYPVVNTSIGDVFICSFEGHYEWMLSSKNKINAIAQFQLGNSKISVSLLKTLYLGDIVLIDSIDFSLIIGEKKWMRYQWQEGENAVVLDEKLPTNEVEKEALIDDIDTNTATQENEDLKSIGTIPITLSFLLASKILSIEEIEKLAPGQQIILPDNASRQITLVVNGVPIAQGELIKVGERLAVEIQHSHLQQD; encoded by the coding sequence ATGATCTTATCAGATGTTAAAGAAAGTGTTAATCAGAACCAAAATAGCCAGGATCAAAATAGCGATTCAATGAGAATTCTATCTTCTTTATATGAAGCGCAATTACCTATCGCATCTGCTTATTATTTTAAAATAAAAGGTCAGAATACATTAGGTTTATTTACAGGGTTTGTTGCCGTTAACCAAGTCATGGATAACCTATATGCTGAAAAAAAAATAGATTGGGAAACGGTTCCAGAAGCTTATCTTCGTGTTCTATTTTCACAGAAATGTTCACAATTATTGTTTCCTTTTTCGAAAGAAGAGATGTCAGTAACTGTAGACAATATCTGTTTAGGAGAGCAAAAAAAAGTTAGTTATCCCGTTGTTAATACCTCAATAGGAGATGTATTTATTTGCTCTTTTGAGGGGCATTATGAATGGATGTTGTCCTCAAAAAATAAAATAAATGCTATTGCTCAATTCCAGCTCGGTAATAGCAAAATATCTGTTTCGTTATTAAAAACCCTTTATTTGGGCGATATTGTGTTGATTGATAGCATTGATTTTTCACTTATTATTGGTGAAAAAAAATGGATGCGTTATCAATGGCAAGAAGGAGAAAACGCGGTGGTTTTAGATGAAAAGTTACCGACTAATGAGGTAGAGAAAGAAGCATTAATAGACGATATTGATACAAACACAGCGACACAAGAAAATGAGGATTTAAAATCAATTGGTACTATTCCTATCACCTTATCTTTTTTACTCGCAAGTAAAATATTATCTATTGAAGAAATTGAAAAACTAGCCCCAGGACAACAAATTATATTACCTGATAATGCTTCGCGACAAATTACATTAGTTGTTAATGGTGTTCCTATTGCTCAAGGGGAATTAATTAAAGTGGGTGAGCGATTAGCTGTAGAAATTCAACATTCCCATTTACAGCAAGATTAA
- a CDS encoding type III secretion protein, whose product MNAIAKRQQRIEREQQKYQQLIKEAEVKKKEQMLLASALENEIPMYEKAGHYSTLSLNQQKRKQAIVLASLNISITQIKEIEYQLEKLKKGSLKLQKEREVVIKKQNKIKLYLERKALEKELYIERLEQNEIQEMVLYDINKDR is encoded by the coding sequence ATGAATGCTATTGCTAAGCGCCAGCAAAGAATAGAAAGAGAGCAACAAAAGTATCAACAGTTAATAAAAGAAGCTGAAGTTAAGAAAAAAGAACAAATGCTATTAGCTTCTGCGCTAGAAAATGAAATCCCTATGTATGAAAAGGCAGGGCATTATTCTACTCTTTCATTAAATCAACAAAAACGTAAACAAGCTATTGTCTTAGCGTCATTGAATATTTCTATTACTCAAATTAAGGAAATAGAGTATCAATTAGAAAAATTAAAAAAAGGGAGCCTAAAGTTACAAAAAGAAAGGGAAGTGGTGATCAAAAAACAAAATAAAATAAAGCTTTATCTTGAAAGAAAAGCATTAGAGAAAGAGTTATATATTGAAAGATTAGAACAGAACGAAATACAGGAGATGGTATTGTATGATATTAATAAAGACAGATAA
- the sctT gene encoding type III secretion system export apparatus subunit SctT — MLILLGYIQTYLVDLFLLVARLFPIFLFIPFLNSRVLNSQLLKYIIIFYIAMGIRPSIIITDEIRNIWEIILLSELLLGVLIGLLFATPFWIASAFGEFVDNQRGASIGDTINPTTGIESSEFASLTGLFCAAYFLSTGGLTLLMSTIKDSYDVFPIGYFNKEIGYSFIGHWLNNMVRTALVLVSPVLIIMFLSEVALGVYSLFCPQLNAFSLSLCIKGIIAFISLLLFFTSAMTTELYEFFNNRYFYTIFMSIYHG, encoded by the coding sequence ATGTTAATACTGCTAGGGTATATACAGACTTATTTAGTTGATCTTTTTTTACTTGTTGCAAGATTATTTCCTATCTTTCTTTTTATTCCTTTTTTAAATAGTCGAGTTCTTAATAGCCAATTATTAAAATATATCATTATTTTTTATATTGCTATGGGAATTAGACCCAGCATTATTATTACCGATGAAATAAGAAATATATGGGAAATTATATTATTAAGTGAATTACTTCTTGGCGTTTTAATAGGGCTTCTTTTTGCTACACCATTTTGGATCGCGTCTGCATTTGGCGAGTTTGTGGATAACCAACGGGGCGCTAGTATTGGGGATACTATCAATCCAACTACGGGAATTGAGTCTTCTGAATTTGCTTCATTAACGGGGTTATTTTGCGCTGCCTATTTTTTATCAACAGGTGGCCTAACTTTATTGATGAGTACGATAAAAGATAGCTATGACGTATTTCCTATTGGCTATTTTAACAAAGAAATTGGTTATTCTTTTATTGGGCACTGGCTAAATAATATGGTTCGTACGGCGCTTGTTTTGGTTTCACCTGTACTGATTATTATGTTTTTGAGCGAGGTGGCATTGGGCGTTTATTCTTTATTTTGTCCTCAACTAAATGCATTTTCACTATCATTATGTATAAAAGGAATTATTGCCTTTATATCATTACTTCTTTTCTTTACTTCGGCAATGACCACAGAGCTTTATGAATTTTTTAATAATAGATACTTTTATACGATTTTTATGAGTATTTATCATGGCTGA
- a CDS encoding EscV/YscV/HrcV family type III secretion system export apparatus protein produces MIYRFLLAIKNKPELIVLSVMILVIMMLIIPLPTYIVDFLIGLNITISLLIFMSSFYITRILNFMTFPALLLITTLFRLALSISTSRLILLDADAGEIITSFGEFVIGENLVVGFVVFSIVTIVQFLVITKGSERVAEVAARFSLDGMPGKQMSIDADLKSGIITNDEVKIRRKELGQESQLYGSFDGAMKFIKGDAIAGIVIIFVNLIGGISVGMAQMDLSISQALHTYTLLTIGDGLVAQIPALLISISAGFIVTRVGGENNNLGFSIMNELLAQDFALLVTAILAFVIGFLPGFPTPVFLILSVILGGYFFKKQWKGKKKEAATENEDEKNEDNASDPESKKGIISNLFSNKNELDDENSLLTENITLSQAETLPLIITVSSKKKAYLSKLVFEKWLKKEFILQYGVLLPDIVIHYSDKIDENKIIILINEVKADEFDCPFPFVYIENPNDELFSLDFKILEIKDDDISHYWVNKNESDKLTSLDYKVELPESYFYRKFSNLITLNIVEFLGIQETKNILDKIEENSPELLKECYRQVSIQRINDVLQRLVQEKIPIRNIKTIIGGLVQWGSKEKDPVLLTEHIRSLLSRYISHFFSKDGKFDVIILSHNVEEIIRGGIRQSSSGTFLNLEPAELDMIIEKISTAIDEIKYIQDYVFLTAIDIRRFVKKLIETQYPQLSVLSYDEITSDIEINVLQSI; encoded by the coding sequence ATGATTTATAGATTCCTATTGGCAATAAAAAATAAACCAGAGCTAATCGTATTATCGGTTATGATTTTGGTTATTATGATGTTAATTATACCTTTGCCAACGTATATTGTTGATTTCCTTATTGGGTTGAATATTACGATCTCTCTTCTTATTTTTATGAGTTCATTTTATATTACCCGAATATTAAACTTTATGACTTTTCCTGCATTATTACTGATTACGACACTTTTTCGACTTGCTCTTTCTATTAGTACAAGTCGATTAATATTGTTAGATGCAGATGCGGGTGAAATTATTACGTCATTCGGTGAGTTTGTTATCGGTGAAAATTTAGTCGTTGGTTTTGTTGTTTTCTCTATTGTCACTATCGTGCAATTTTTAGTGATTACTAAAGGCTCTGAGCGTGTGGCAGAAGTTGCGGCACGCTTTTCTTTGGATGGTATGCCAGGGAAACAAATGAGTATTGATGCTGATTTAAAATCCGGCATTATTACTAATGACGAAGTAAAAATAAGAAGAAAAGAGTTAGGCCAAGAAAGCCAATTATATGGATCTTTTGATGGTGCAATGAAATTTATTAAAGGTGATGCCATTGCGGGCATTGTCATTATTTTTGTTAACTTAATTGGCGGAATTTCTGTCGGTATGGCGCAAATGGATCTCTCAATTTCACAAGCGTTACATACTTATACACTTTTGACCATTGGTGATGGGCTTGTTGCCCAAATTCCTGCATTGCTGATTTCTATCAGTGCGGGTTTTATTGTCACGCGTGTTGGTGGTGAAAATAATAATCTTGGTTTTAGCATTATGAATGAATTGCTTGCTCAAGATTTTGCATTATTAGTAACTGCCATCCTTGCTTTTGTTATTGGCTTTTTACCTGGCTTTCCAACGCCTGTTTTCCTTATTTTATCGGTAATATTAGGAGGCTATTTCTTTAAAAAACAATGGAAAGGTAAGAAAAAAGAAGCCGCTACAGAAAATGAGGATGAAAAAAATGAAGATAATGCTTCCGATCCTGAAAGTAAAAAAGGTATTATTTCAAACCTATTTTCAAATAAAAATGAATTAGATGATGAAAATAGTTTATTAACTGAGAACATTACTTTATCTCAAGCAGAAACATTACCTTTAATTATTACCGTATCCTCAAAGAAGAAAGCGTATCTTTCAAAACTAGTTTTCGAAAAATGGTTGAAAAAAGAATTCATTTTACAATATGGTGTATTGCTTCCTGATATTGTTATTCATTACTCTGATAAAATTGATGAAAATAAAATTATTATTTTAATAAATGAAGTTAAGGCTGATGAATTTGATTGTCCTTTTCCCTTTGTTTATATTGAAAATCCTAATGATGAACTTTTTTCTTTAGATTTTAAAATATTAGAAATTAAGGATGATGATATTAGCCATTATTGGGTTAATAAAAATGAGTCGGATAAATTAACATCGTTAGATTATAAAGTAGAATTACCAGAAAGTTATTTCTATAGAAAATTCTCCAACTTGATTACATTAAATATTGTTGAATTTCTCGGAATACAAGAGACAAAAAATATCCTTGATAAAATAGAGGAAAATTCTCCAGAGCTATTAAAAGAGTGTTATAGACAAGTCTCTATTCAACGAATTAATGATGTTTTACAACGTTTAGTACAAGAAAAGATCCCTATTAGAAATATAAAAACAATTATTGGAGGATTAGTACAATGGGGAAGTAAAGAAAAAGATCCTGTGCTTTTAACGGAACATATCCGATCACTACTTTCACGTTATATTAGCCACTTTTTTTCAAAAGATGGAAAATTTGATGTGATTATTTTATCTCATAATGTAGAAGAGATTATTCGTGGTGGAATAAGACAGAGTTCTTCAGGGACATTTTTAAATTTAGAACCTGCAGAGCTTGATATGATAATAGAAAAAATATCTACCGCTATTGATGAGATTAAATATATTCAAGATTATGTCTTTTTAACAGCAATAGATATAAGACGATTTGTTAAAAAACTAATAGAAACACAATATCCACAGTTATCTGTATTGTCTTATGATGAAATTACATCTGACATTGAAATTAACGTTTTACAATCTATTTAG
- the sicA gene encoding type III secretion system translocator chaperone SicA, translating into MSVYEKMSEKEIDQLANYIVSIVQNGASLKDEGAIPEGFMEGIYSFAYDFYQKGKLDEAEAIFKFLCLYDFYNVDYIMGLAAVKQLKKQYQAAIDLYALAYLNAKNDYRPVFYAGQCNLSLGEKEKAKYCFHQVSENINDQAIKERANIYLESLKDIPLVVLNTDKGDKEEQYE; encoded by the coding sequence ATGTCAGTATATGAAAAAATGTCAGAAAAAGAAATTGATCAATTAGCAAACTATATTGTTTCTATTGTTCAGAATGGGGCATCACTCAAGGATGAAGGCGCTATCCCAGAAGGATTTATGGAAGGAATCTATTCATTTGCTTATGACTTTTACCAGAAAGGAAAACTGGATGAAGCTGAAGCGATTTTCAAATTTTTGTGTCTCTACGATTTTTATAATGTTGATTACATTATGGGGCTTGCTGCTGTTAAGCAATTAAAAAAACAGTATCAAGCAGCAATTGATCTTTATGCTTTAGCTTATCTCAATGCGAAAAATGATTATCGACCTGTCTTTTATGCAGGACAATGTAATTTATCGCTGGGTGAAAAAGAAAAAGCCAAATATTGTTTTCATCAAGTTTCAGAAAATATTAATGATCAAGCTATAAAAGAAAGAGCCAATATTTATTTAGAATCATTAAAAGATATTCCCCTTGTTGTTCTTAATACAGATAAAGGAGATAAGGAAGAACAGTATGAATGA
- a CDS encoding type III secretion protein, translating to MSVDLASLIMDAMNVIGRNDLFPEGKSVDNHSTITISLGDMPDINLLVVDEVPMIWSVLGEYDENLLSQSSTSLLLTSINNQMESFYPGQPALVKVESELELRASFMPIALQNGESMAKAIDEYFQMMNSVHQQFIG from the coding sequence ATGTCTGTTGATCTAGCAAGTTTAATTATGGATGCTATGAATGTAATTGGGCGCAATGATTTATTTCCTGAGGGAAAATCTGTCGATAATCATTCAACAATAACAATTAGTTTAGGTGATATGCCTGATATTAATTTATTGGTTGTTGATGAGGTTCCTATGATCTGGTCTGTGCTTGGTGAATATGATGAAAACTTATTATCACAAAGCAGCACATCATTATTATTAACCAGTATTAATAATCAAATGGAGAGTTTTTATCCGGGACAGCCTGCTTTAGTGAAAGTAGAATCTGAATTAGAACTACGCGCCTCATTTATGCCTATTGCTCTACAAAATGGTGAGTCAATGGCAAAAGCGATTGATGAATATTTCCAAATGATGAATAGCGTTCATCAACAGTTTATTGGGTAA
- the sctW gene encoding type III secretion system gatekeeper subunit SctW produces MIGPINSFTSSNLANNSIGKKSQQETEYKQPKINESQNYQNQLIEISDDMSMVATLFSQRFGQSLDKKANRGQSTLYIAEEGADKKLDKVMMLFRKSGRSLQELLSYLRKMFPDESDLVMVLRELLRKKKLGSQLDAGIENEINRLLEGENGKQIRAGINIALQAKTFAKLLSLNASALRNLYRSFINLDFEPIYFFKMWIEEYDIKQCTIILSFLTQSLICDMQSLMPSCSQSSEFGYFLDRVNKLRALSSFIEINIDKLDKQDLKNTITDKELCQLVFHGMTFPEEMEKYLVSLLENQWMNYLVNIKMKLLQGLKTIFNNYPESLYLSYEFREECQIIIQKLIDNYLRLEQYQQRK; encoded by the coding sequence ATGATCGGGCCAATTAATAGCTTTACGTCTTCGAATTTGGCAAACAATAGTATTGGTAAAAAAAGCCAACAAGAAACCGAGTATAAACAACCAAAAATAAATGAAAGCCAAAACTATCAAAATCAATTAATAGAGATATCTGATGATATGTCTATGGTTGCAACACTATTTTCTCAACGTTTTGGTCAATCATTAGATAAAAAAGCAAATAGAGGACAAAGTACATTATATATTGCAGAAGAGGGCGCGGATAAAAAACTTGATAAAGTCATGATGCTATTTAGAAAATCAGGGCGAAGTTTGCAAGAATTGCTTAGTTATTTACGTAAAATGTTCCCTGATGAAAGTGATCTCGTTATGGTTTTACGAGAATTACTTAGAAAAAAAAAGCTGGGTTCACAATTAGATGCAGGTATTGAGAATGAGATAAATCGTTTACTTGAGGGTGAAAATGGAAAGCAAATTAGAGCTGGTATTAATATTGCGCTTCAAGCTAAAACATTTGCAAAGTTACTCTCTCTCAATGCTTCGGCATTAAGAAATCTTTATCGTAGTTTTATTAATCTTGATTTTGAGCCTATTTATTTTTTTAAAATGTGGATAGAAGAATATGACATTAAACAATGTACAATCATCTTGAGCTTTCTAACACAAAGCTTGATTTGTGATATGCAATCATTAATGCCTAGTTGTTCTCAAAGTTCAGAATTTGGTTATTTTCTCGACCGAGTTAATAAATTACGGGCTTTAAGTAGTTTTATCGAAATCAATATAGATAAACTCGATAAACAAGATTTAAAAAATACAATAACAGATAAAGAACTGTGTCAATTGGTTTTTCATGGAATGACATTTCCAGAGGAAATGGAAAAATATTTAGTCTCTCTTTTAGAAAATCAATGGATGAATTATTTAGTTAATATAAAAATGAAATTATTACAAGGGCTAAAGACGATATTCAATAATTATCCTGAATCATTATATTTATCTTATGAATTTAGAGAAGAATGCCAAATAATTATACAAAAGCTTATAGATAATTACCTCCGATTAGAACAATATCAACAAAGAAAATAA
- a CDS encoding EscU/YscU/HrcU family type III secretion system export apparatus switch protein: MAEKTEKPTQKKLDDSAKKGQSFKSKELTSGLVYLIGVMYLFHQVDLSEFSRFYQSLLLHPTNITLKSYVDVISKLFFDIVLPILVVAFLSGAIPSLFSSRFKLATEAIRIDINHINPISGFKKIFSIRTIKDLLKTLLFIVIFLITCYVFIILHGTEIFILYRSNLNIIVDKWCSLVVNFVFVFFILSIPILILNIIADFFIFMKDMMMEKHEVKQENKNMEGDPEIKSTRRQFHKELLDEPTKKVIQDSSAVIVNPTHVAVGIYFDPDNGIMPLVSLSCMNEKALAVKAYAKKVGTPVVRYPELARKIYHKYHLFDVMIDQDLLDVMDILIWLKRIENEGLLREEMDYINY, translated from the coding sequence ATGGCTGAAAAAACAGAAAAACCTACCCAGAAAAAACTCGATGACTCTGCAAAAAAAGGGCAAAGTTTTAAGAGTAAAGAATTAACATCAGGGCTTGTTTATCTTATTGGTGTTATGTATTTATTTCATCAAGTTGATCTAAGTGAATTTAGTCGTTTTTATCAATCTCTTTTACTCCATCCAACGAATATCACGTTAAAAAGTTATGTCGATGTAATATCAAAACTATTCTTTGATATTGTTTTACCTATACTTGTTGTTGCTTTTTTATCTGGCGCGATCCCTTCTTTATTTAGTTCACGATTTAAGCTTGCGACTGAAGCTATTAGAATTGATATTAATCATATTAATCCAATCTCTGGATTTAAAAAAATATTTAGCATAAGAACAATAAAAGATCTGTTAAAAACATTATTATTTATAGTTATATTTTTAATTACTTGTTATGTTTTTATTATTTTACATGGTACGGAAATATTTATATTATACCGCTCGAATTTAAATATTATTGTTGATAAATGGTGTTCACTCGTCGTTAATTTTGTATTTGTGTTTTTTATTCTTTCAATACCTATTCTTATTTTAAATATTATTGCTGATTTCTTTATCTTTATGAAAGATATGATGATGGAAAAACATGAAGTTAAACAAGAAAACAAGAATATGGAAGGTGATCCTGAAATAAAATCAACTCGTCGGCAGTTCCATAAAGAATTGCTTGATGAACCTACGAAAAAAGTGATCCAAGATTCATCTGCCGTTATTGTCAATCCAACTCATGTGGCTGTTGGTATCTATTTCGATCCTGATAATGGCATTATGCCTTTAGTTTCATTGAGCTGTATGAATGAAAAAGCATTGGCAGTAAAAGCCTATGCTAAAAAAGTGGGAACACCTGTTGTTCGTTATCCTGAGCTTGCGAGAAAAATTTATCATAAATATCATTTATTTGATGTAATGATAGATCAAGATTTATTAGATGTTATGGATATTCTTATTTGGCTTAAGAGAATAGAAAATGAAGGATTATTAAGAGAAGAAATGGATTATATAAATTACTAA
- a CDS encoding EscR/YscR/HrcR family type III secretion system export apparatus protein, which yields MESSTTLILTLALATLAPFIIAAGTCYLKFSIVLVMTRNALGVQQVPSNMVLNAIALMMALFVMTPIAKNTYQYLIENPVDITSPDSFERFSDDALGEYKQYLYKYSDPELLDFFEQAQGNRPDSYGEKENIEKSLLSLLPAYALSEIKSAFIIGFYLYLPFIVIDLVVSCILLALGMMMMSPVTLSVPLKLILFIAMDGWTLLAKGLINQYLELMAVR from the coding sequence ATGGAAAGCTCAACAACGCTCATTTTAACGTTAGCACTAGCAACATTAGCGCCCTTTATTATTGCTGCTGGAACCTGCTACTTAAAATTCTCTATCGTACTTGTTATGACTCGTAATGCTTTAGGTGTTCAGCAAGTGCCGTCTAATATGGTACTCAATGCGATTGCATTAATGATGGCTTTGTTTGTTATGACACCAATAGCAAAAAATACCTATCAATATCTTATTGAAAACCCAGTTGATATAACCTCTCCTGATTCTTTTGAGCGATTTTCTGACGATGCATTAGGGGAGTATAAACAATATTTGTACAAATATTCTGATCCTGAGTTATTAGATTTTTTTGAACAAGCACAAGGAAACCGACCTGATAGCTATGGCGAGAAAGAAAATATAGAAAAATCGTTGTTATCACTGCTTCCCGCGTATGCATTAAGTGAAATAAAGTCTGCTTTTATTATTGGTTTTTATCTTTATCTACCTTTTATTGTTATTGATTTAGTTGTTTCTTGTATTTTATTGGCGTTGGGGATGATGATGATGAGTCCAGTCACATTATCAGTGCCGTTAAAATTAATTTTATTTATCGCTATGGATGGTTGGACTCTTTTAGCTAAAGGACTAATTAATCAATATCTTGAACTCATGGCGGTAAGGTAA
- the sctN gene encoding type III secretion system ATPase SctN codes for MNNVFSIFHHAAHPMRIQGNILEVTLRDVFIGEICLLKDSIINGQIIGEAIVIGFRNGITILSMMGSSQGYSLQIIVVPTGNAFSVALSPNVLGSMIDIKGNYLLRFSNKKIEEENFYSYLPIDGHPPLFSERRPITTIFESGVRAVDGLLSCGLGQRMGIFASAGTGKTMLMNMFIRFSQADVFIIGLIGERGREITEFVEELKADKRCEKTVLICSTSDQPAIECCNAALVATTVAEYFREQGKNVVLFIDSMTRYCRALRDVALTAGELPVRKGYPASVFDKLPAILERPGVTQKGSITAFYTVLLESDDEPDAIGEEIRSILDGHIYLSRKIAASGHYPAIDILGSVSRIFQQVTHVEQQKAALKIRQILMRLQDIKLLQEVGEYRTGENELNDLAVNKQSAIEAFLVQSFKEKADFQQTLNQLYALTS; via the coding sequence ATGAATAACGTATTTTCAATATTTCATCACGCAGCTCATCCTATGCGAATACAAGGTAATATTCTTGAAGTTACGCTGCGTGATGTATTTATTGGAGAAATTTGTCTATTAAAAGATTCAATCATTAATGGTCAAATTATTGGTGAAGCTATTGTGATTGGTTTCCGTAATGGTATTACGATTTTAAGTATGATGGGAAGCTCACAAGGTTATTCTTTGCAAATAATCGTAGTACCGACGGGAAATGCTTTTTCAGTCGCTTTAAGCCCCAATGTTTTAGGGAGTATGATTGATATTAAAGGTAACTATTTATTACGTTTTAGTAATAAAAAAATAGAAGAAGAAAACTTCTATTCATATTTACCTATTGATGGTCATCCTCCCTTATTTAGTGAAAGACGTCCTATCACCACAATTTTTGAATCAGGCGTTCGTGCCGTGGATGGATTATTAAGTTGTGGGTTAGGGCAGCGAATGGGAATTTTTGCCAGTGCAGGAACGGGTAAAACAATGCTTATGAATATGTTTATCCGTTTTTCTCAAGCCGATGTTTTTATTATCGGGTTAATTGGTGAAAGAGGACGTGAAATCACAGAGTTTGTCGAGGAATTAAAAGCAGATAAACGATGTGAAAAAACAGTATTAATTTGCTCAACCTCAGATCAACCCGCAATAGAGTGTTGTAATGCGGCATTAGTTGCCACGACCGTTGCTGAATACTTCCGAGAACAAGGCAAGAATGTCGTATTATTTATTGACTCAATGACACGTTATTGCCGAGCTTTAAGGGATGTTGCTCTTACGGCAGGCGAACTTCCTGTTCGCAAAGGTTATCCGGCTTCTGTTTTTGATAAATTGCCCGCGATCCTAGAAAGACCTGGAGTGACTCAAAAAGGTTCAATCACGGCATTTTACACTGTCTTGCTTGAAAGTGATGATGAGCCTGATGCTATAGGAGAAGAAATTCGTTCTATTTTAGATGGACATATTTATCTTTCACGAAAAATTGCCGCTTCAGGTCATTATCCAGCGATTGATATTTTAGGCAGTGTAAGCCGTATTTTTCAGCAAGTAACCCATGTTGAGCAACAAAAAGCAGCATTGAAAATAAGACAAATATTGATGCGTTTACAGGATATTAAATTATTACAAGAGGTGGGGGAATATCGTACAGGTGAAAATGAATTAAACGATCTTGCTGTAAATAAACAATCAGCAATAGAGGCTTTTCTTGTTCAATCTTTTAAAGAGAAAGCCGATTTTCAACAAACTTTAAATCAACTTTATGCGCTTACCTCTTAA
- the sctS gene encoding type III secretion system export apparatus subunit SctS: protein MDMVYAANKAVYLVILLSAGPIAIATFIGLAIGLLQTITQIQEQTLPFGVKLVGVFVCLLVTMGWMGDKILVYAKEMMTLGFAG from the coding sequence ATGGATATGGTTTATGCGGCCAATAAAGCCGTTTATTTAGTGATATTACTTTCAGCGGGACCTATTGCCATTGCGACATTTATTGGATTGGCAATTGGTTTATTACAGACCATTACACAAATACAAGAACAGACATTACCTTTTGGTGTAAAACTTGTTGGTGTTTTTGTTTGCTTATTAGTCACTATGGGGTGGATGGGCGATAAAATATTAGTGTATGCAAAAGAGATGATGACGTTAGGATTTGCAGGATAA